Proteins from one Myxococcus stipitatus genomic window:
- a CDS encoding lipase family protein — protein MPASRDAIVLVHGLGSKERDFAREQLLQGLLQVPESATVTQQSPVAVQGVEGLQLLVTHAEDGAQRQLDLYEAFWGDLAPSLAQADIKTRMLGGLELLPYWLLSGVWRGIAQRKALTVSMLVGMFLLVAWYWSTLALFFTAVGQDPSLLGAGTPAGLPVPTSTGTVAGDLLKQVSTWLGIAGAWMGGWRVWAAVSIIVGLLPVNGLVDIADFARRYLTDARMGENPVGLRSKLRLRINGTLRAVVESGHYSRVTVVAHSMGTAIAVDVLANYRSPSKTQLRLVTLGGPLELLARRAKWVTEEIESCVQNPRVTQWADFYSKDDWFCTQTPFTNAEPRLTHTCIEQRASFGSRLSGATHYRYLVNPTVLALLLTRPPPPALAPVEQEAG, from the coding sequence ATGCCGGCAAGCAGGGATGCCATCGTCCTCGTCCACGGGTTGGGCAGCAAGGAGCGCGACTTCGCGCGAGAGCAGCTGTTGCAGGGGCTGCTCCAGGTGCCCGAGAGTGCCACCGTCACCCAGCAGAGCCCCGTCGCGGTGCAGGGAGTCGAAGGCCTCCAGCTCCTCGTCACCCACGCCGAGGATGGCGCCCAGCGGCAGCTCGACCTCTACGAGGCCTTCTGGGGTGACCTGGCGCCATCGCTGGCCCAGGCGGACATCAAGACGCGGATGCTGGGAGGGCTGGAGCTGCTGCCGTACTGGCTGCTCTCCGGCGTGTGGCGAGGCATCGCCCAACGCAAGGCGCTGACGGTGAGCATGCTGGTGGGCATGTTCCTGCTGGTGGCCTGGTACTGGAGCACGCTGGCCCTGTTCTTCACCGCCGTGGGTCAGGACCCGAGCCTGCTCGGCGCGGGGACCCCGGCGGGCCTCCCGGTCCCCACCTCCACCGGGACGGTGGCGGGAGACCTCCTCAAGCAGGTGTCCACGTGGCTGGGCATCGCGGGCGCCTGGATGGGCGGCTGGCGCGTCTGGGCCGCCGTCTCCATCATCGTGGGCTTGCTGCCGGTCAACGGGCTGGTGGACATCGCGGACTTCGCGCGGCGCTACCTCACCGACGCCCGGATGGGTGAGAACCCCGTGGGGCTGCGCAGCAAGCTGCGCCTGCGCATCAACGGCACGCTGCGCGCCGTCGTCGAGAGCGGCCACTACTCGCGCGTCACGGTGGTCGCGCACAGCATGGGCACGGCGATCGCGGTGGACGTGCTCGCCAACTACCGCTCGCCGTCGAAGACGCAGCTGCGCCTGGTCACCCTGGGCGGTCCGCTGGAGCTCCTCGCGCGCAGGGCGAAGTGGGTGACGGAGGAAATCGAGAGCTGCGTCCAGAACCCGCGCGTCACGCAGTGGGCGGACTTCTATTCGAAGGACGACTGGTTCTGCACCCAGACTCCGTTCACGAACGCGGAGCCCCGTCTCACCCATACCTGCATCGAGCAGCGCGCCTCGTTCGGCAGCCGGCTCTCCGGCGCGACGCACTACCGCTACCTCGTCAACCCCACCGTCCTCGCCCTCCTGCTGACGCGCCCCCCTCCCCCCGCCCTCGCGCCCGTGGAGCAGGAGGCGGGCTGA
- a CDS encoding MotA/TolQ/ExbB proton channel family protein, whose protein sequence is MNFTLTGLWAHMGLFAKGIVVVMALMSVMSLVILVERALLFRASRRQSRRFAARLGPLLAQGDFDAALEAKLDKDVGYLGRTIRAGLTAYRISSDDTRDEVMEAVARGLERQAQREVQSFKRGLGQLATVASTAPFVGLLGTTVGIVTAFQQMGEAGAGGISTISTGISEALVTTAFGLLVAIPAVMGYNSLQGWVDARAVDLAESSNELLDAVARVLKRSRVVAT, encoded by the coding sequence ATGAATTTCACACTCACGGGCCTCTGGGCCCACATGGGTCTGTTCGCCAAGGGCATCGTCGTCGTCATGGCCCTGATGTCGGTGATGTCCCTCGTCATCCTGGTCGAGCGGGCCCTCCTCTTCCGGGCGTCGAGGCGCCAGTCGCGGAGGTTCGCCGCGCGGCTCGGTCCGCTGCTCGCCCAGGGGGACTTCGACGCCGCCCTCGAGGCGAAGCTGGACAAGGACGTGGGCTACCTGGGGCGCACCATCCGCGCCGGGTTGACGGCGTACCGCATCTCCTCGGATGACACGCGGGACGAGGTCATGGAGGCGGTGGCCCGGGGCCTGGAGCGCCAGGCCCAGCGCGAGGTGCAGAGCTTCAAGCGGGGACTGGGGCAGCTGGCCACCGTGGCCTCCACCGCCCCGTTCGTCGGACTGCTCGGCACCACGGTGGGCATCGTCACCGCGTTCCAGCAGATGGGGGAGGCTGGCGCCGGAGGCATCAGCACCATCTCGACGGGCATCTCCGAGGCGCTGGTGACGACGGCCTTCGGCCTGCTCGTCGCCATCCCCGCGGTGATGGGCTACAACTCCCTCCAGGGGTGGGTGGACGCCCGCGCGGTGGACCTCGCCGAGTCGAGCAATGAGCTCCTCGACGCCGTCGCCCGGGTCCTCAAGCGCTCCCGCGTCGTCGCCACCTGA
- a CDS encoding DEAD/DEAH box helicase gives MATLIPALNQCLPRMQAGEKRLARRLEEKLEDDYLLWYDVPIGRNGRHPDFIVLHPRRGILVLEVKDWKRDALRGIDKAHATLLTESGLKEVTNPFEQSRGYAQDIASLLQKDPVLRHAEGARRGQLILPWSHGVVLSNITRAQFEDGKLGEVLPPDRVICKDEMSEDVEPEAFQQRLWNMFPWVPAQPLSLPQLDRVRWHIFPEIRISGAQLDMFEQPHLESTLPDLIKVMDLQQEQLARSLGEGHRVIHGVAGSGKTMILGYRCVQLAKVLQRPILVLCFNRSLASWLAQHLESRGVSGQVDVRRFHEWCREQLVTYHAGLPPQGLSGAEYAEQLVQRVIAAVDKGLIPRAQYGAVLIDEGHDFEPEWLKLVAQMVTPETNSLLLLYDDAQSIYRHQRFSFKSVGIQAQGRTTILHLNYRNTAEILQFAYKFARHVLTPEDADDDGVPLLRPLSAGRHGPPPQVLALPTLKDELDYIAGRLRQLHAEGLRWNEMAVLYRSYEVGDAVVRRLGRAHLPFQWVGKFARQSPLAPSEDSIKVLTFHSSKGLEFPAIAIPGVGRPNKQELDAKEEARLLYVAMTRAMDRLVVTGTPEALSAAAPR, from the coding sequence ATGGCGACACTCATCCCCGCCTTGAACCAATGCCTCCCTCGGATGCAGGCGGGGGAGAAGCGTCTGGCGCGACGGCTCGAGGAGAAGCTCGAGGACGACTACCTCCTCTGGTACGACGTGCCCATCGGCCGGAACGGGCGTCATCCGGACTTCATCGTCTTGCATCCACGCCGGGGCATCCTCGTCCTGGAGGTGAAGGATTGGAAGCGCGACGCCTTGCGCGGAATCGACAAGGCCCACGCCACGCTGCTGACGGAGTCTGGCTTGAAGGAGGTGACGAATCCCTTCGAACAGTCGCGGGGGTATGCCCAGGACATCGCCTCGCTGCTCCAGAAGGACCCGGTCCTCCGCCATGCGGAAGGGGCTCGCCGTGGGCAGTTGATACTCCCCTGGAGCCACGGCGTGGTCCTGTCGAACATCACGCGGGCCCAGTTCGAGGACGGCAAGCTGGGTGAGGTGCTCCCGCCCGACCGGGTCATCTGCAAGGACGAGATGTCCGAGGACGTGGAGCCGGAGGCGTTCCAGCAGCGCCTGTGGAACATGTTCCCCTGGGTCCCCGCGCAGCCGCTGTCGCTGCCCCAGCTCGACCGGGTCCGCTGGCACATCTTCCCGGAGATTCGCATCAGCGGCGCCCAGCTCGACATGTTCGAGCAGCCCCACCTGGAGAGCACCCTACCCGACCTCATCAAGGTCATGGACCTCCAGCAGGAGCAGCTCGCGCGGAGCCTGGGCGAGGGGCACCGGGTCATCCACGGCGTGGCGGGTTCGGGCAAGACGATGATCCTGGGCTACCGCTGCGTGCAGCTCGCGAAGGTGCTTCAGCGTCCCATCCTGGTCCTGTGCTTCAACCGCTCGCTGGCGAGCTGGCTGGCGCAGCACCTGGAGTCACGCGGCGTCTCCGGCCAGGTGGACGTGCGCCGCTTCCACGAGTGGTGCCGGGAGCAGCTCGTGACGTACCACGCGGGGCTCCCGCCCCAGGGACTGTCGGGGGCGGAGTACGCGGAGCAGCTCGTCCAGCGCGTCATCGCCGCCGTGGACAAGGGGCTCATCCCGCGCGCCCAGTACGGCGCGGTCCTCATCGACGAGGGCCACGACTTCGAGCCCGAGTGGCTCAAGCTCGTCGCCCAGATGGTGACGCCGGAGACCAACTCGTTGCTGCTGCTGTACGACGACGCCCAGTCCATCTACCGACACCAGCGCTTCAGCTTCAAGAGCGTGGGAATCCAAGCGCAGGGGCGGACCACGATTCTCCACCTCAACTACCGGAACACGGCGGAGATCCTCCAGTTCGCGTACAAGTTCGCCAGGCACGTCCTCACGCCCGAGGACGCGGACGATGACGGCGTGCCGCTCCTGCGTCCCCTGAGCGCGGGGCGACACGGGCCGCCGCCCCAGGTCCTCGCGCTGCCCACGCTGAAGGACGAACTGGACTACATCGCGGGTCGGCTGCGGCAGCTCCACGCGGAGGGGCTGCGCTGGAACGAGATGGCGGTGCTCTACCGGAGCTACGAGGTGGGCGACGCGGTCGTCCGCCGGCTAGGCAGGGCCCACCTTCCCTTCCAGTGGGTGGGGAAGTTCGCGCGGCAGTCACCGCTGGCCCCGAGCGAAGACAGCATCAAGGTGCTCACGTTCCACTCCAGCAAGGGCCTGGAGTTCCCGGCCATCGCCATCCCAGGGGTGGGGCGCCCCAACAAGCAGGAGCTGGACGCCAAGGAAGAGGCCCGGCTGCTCTACGTGGCGATGACCCGCGCGATGGACCGGCTCGTGGTGACGGGGACGCCGGAGGCCCTGTCAGCCGCGGCCCCCAGGTGA
- a CDS encoding carboxypeptidase-like regulatory domain-containing protein: MAFLGVVVSLSTAAVLREGLRSLEYLGPCGPDETALPSIRGWLRTRLWPGEEPRVRPLLSREELDERPPPLPSTPAPLLKPEAPTLNGTGRVVACVHSEATGEPLEGVSVTLLAPDGPEGFIRLTRKVEMSASTDEQGTALLRDVRAGIYHLCAKGPGYLEHCEPNVGLVAGGTLSLTFPMRESTTLRGVVLAPDGTPAPDVSVEVFLDMDRESVFGTTDAQGRYEVRDLWPAEGIVNVRWMGNESLRRRVVLREGEREERLDISLKPFVPVTLVPEGPRRWKTQLEAHMVDATLARQEDGRWTGLVEAGDHDVAFHGPNVFYNARTVTVTEGASNVFRLPFKVSMKQGRVLNWPRADHVPEGFELAGHVVREDGVPVDGFYVSVPQWWNGYYSRRCGNSGDSFYRFRFSGSGFVVRPQAEGTQVIHAWTEDGRAGSITLPPAEEGSRVVADIVLKETGGVRGRLSFLDEYLAERYRQSPMVNEEAVVVDNWWLGPTFRVDPDGTFFLAGVKPGESSLGGLLHEGPDRSDSTRRVFVRPGVVTELGIIPRVPGGPTPPWREGASP; the protein is encoded by the coding sequence ATGGCCTTCTTGGGGGTGGTGGTCTCGCTATCGACCGCCGCGGTGCTGCGAGAGGGGCTCCGTTCGTTGGAGTACCTGGGGCCCTGTGGCCCGGACGAGACGGCGTTGCCGAGCATTCGTGGATGGTTGCGCACGCGGCTGTGGCCCGGGGAAGAGCCGCGGGTGCGGCCCCTCCTGTCGCGGGAGGAGCTCGATGAACGGCCACCTCCCTTGCCATCCACTCCCGCGCCTCTTTTGAAACCGGAGGCGCCGACCCTGAATGGGACGGGGCGCGTCGTCGCGTGCGTGCACTCCGAGGCGACGGGTGAGCCGCTCGAAGGCGTCTCCGTCACACTCCTGGCGCCGGACGGGCCGGAGGGCTTCATCAGGTTGACGCGAAAGGTCGAGATGTCGGCGTCCACGGACGAGCAGGGCACGGCGCTCCTGCGTGACGTGCGCGCGGGCATCTACCACCTCTGTGCGAAGGGGCCGGGGTACCTCGAGCATTGCGAGCCGAACGTCGGACTGGTGGCGGGAGGGACGCTGAGCCTGACGTTCCCCATGCGGGAGAGCACCACCCTCCGTGGCGTCGTCCTGGCGCCGGATGGGACGCCCGCTCCGGATGTCTCGGTCGAGGTGTTCCTGGACATGGATCGGGAGTCCGTGTTCGGCACGACGGATGCGCAAGGCCGCTACGAGGTCAGGGACCTGTGGCCGGCGGAGGGCATCGTGAATGTTCGCTGGATGGGCAACGAGTCGCTTCGGCGCAGGGTCGTCCTCCGGGAAGGCGAGAGGGAGGAGCGGCTGGATATCTCCCTGAAACCGTTCGTCCCCGTGACGCTCGTTCCGGAGGGGCCTCGGAGGTGGAAGACGCAGCTCGAGGCGCACATGGTCGATGCCACCCTGGCGCGCCAGGAGGACGGTCGCTGGACCGGACTGGTCGAGGCTGGGGACCATGATGTCGCCTTCCATGGGCCCAACGTCTTCTACAATGCTCGGACCGTGACGGTGACGGAAGGGGCCTCCAATGTCTTCCGGCTCCCCTTCAAGGTGTCGATGAAGCAGGGCCGCGTCCTGAACTGGCCCAGGGCCGACCATGTCCCGGAGGGCTTCGAGCTCGCGGGGCACGTGGTGAGGGAAGATGGCGTGCCCGTGGATGGCTTCTACGTGTCGGTGCCGCAGTGGTGGAACGGGTACTACAGCAGGAGGTGTGGCAACTCGGGCGATAGCTTCTATCGCTTCCGTTTCAGCGGCTCGGGGTTCGTCGTCCGACCCCAGGCGGAGGGCACGCAGGTCATCCATGCGTGGACGGAGGATGGACGCGCGGGCTCCATCACCCTCCCGCCGGCGGAGGAGGGCTCGCGCGTGGTGGCGGACATCGTGTTGAAGGAGACGGGGGGAGTCCGGGGCCGGCTCTCGTTCCTCGATGAGTACCTCGCCGAACGCTATCGCCAGAGCCCCATGGTCAACGAAGAAGCCGTCGTCGTCGACAACTGGTGGCTGGGACCCACCTTCCGTGTCGACCCCGATGGGACGTTCTTCCTCGCTGGGGTCAAGCCAGGAGAGTCCTCCCTGGGAGGGCTGCTGCACGAGGGTCCCGACCGGTCCGATTCGACCCGACGCGTCTTCGTCCGGCCCGGTGTCGTCACGGAGCTGGGAATCATTCCCAGGGTTCCTGGGGGGCCGACTCCTCCATGGCGGGAGGGCGCCTCGCCGTGA
- a CDS encoding DNA/RNA non-specific endonuclease: protein MKADTSERGLEISLRQETQRRLGIRITEPDTPVASFGARALESMPRDKGVEVIPTRRDLRLELVGPPPPGLPIRGLEAIVERFGYPSLLVQQDTFDIPIADTWRALLEVHRLKLERIVRSVGRVELENHEREWLGTAWMVAPNIAVTNRHVAVHFAVTTDQGWEVGRNPFGVPYGVFINFAAEYLQPTVRRVQVKRVLYVAPQTQEAPDIALLEVEPGADVPPPLPLFVGTPTRSRFIAAVGYPAYDPERNSPTDMARIFDNVYGVKRLAPGEIKLVQGQSFTHNATTLGGSSGSPIVDLESGCVIGLHYAGEYLKANLALSSESIAQTLQLVKPGLAPTAPPRPGPSLDAPPEETPTNLEARKGYDPEFLGKGALAVPLPDVTGVQSLLAPLLADPSKHVLNYTHYSVAMNRVRRLAFFTASNIDGETAQAIKRKGKEQWYFDPRIAREHQAGGDLYTNNQLDRGHLTRRLDPAWGDKTMAMAGERDTFFWTNCSPQHATFNQRIWLELEDYILENAVNEGFKAILFTGPLFRDSDPEYRGILLPRAFWKVAVMVTTGKKLSATAYIVSQANLLTQLEFTYGQFRTYQVPVSKVAQLTRLGFGPLAAHDPLGAGPGGGNIREVASAGDILL from the coding sequence ATGAAGGCAGACACGTCCGAGCGGGGCCTCGAAATCTCGCTTCGTCAGGAGACGCAGCGCCGGCTCGGGATTCGAATCACGGAGCCAGACACGCCCGTGGCGTCATTCGGCGCGCGGGCGCTGGAGTCCATGCCCCGGGACAAGGGGGTGGAGGTCATCCCCACGCGGCGCGACCTGCGGTTGGAGCTGGTGGGTCCTCCGCCGCCAGGGCTTCCGATTCGCGGGCTCGAGGCCATCGTCGAGCGCTTCGGCTATCCCTCGCTGCTGGTGCAGCAGGACACCTTCGACATTCCCATCGCGGACACCTGGCGCGCGCTGCTGGAGGTCCACCGACTCAAGCTGGAGCGCATCGTGCGCTCCGTGGGGCGGGTGGAGCTGGAGAACCACGAGCGGGAGTGGCTCGGCACGGCCTGGATGGTGGCGCCGAACATCGCCGTCACCAACCGGCACGTCGCCGTGCACTTCGCGGTGACGACGGACCAGGGGTGGGAGGTCGGGCGGAACCCGTTCGGTGTCCCCTATGGCGTCTTCATCAACTTCGCGGCGGAGTACCTTCAACCCACCGTGCGACGGGTCCAGGTGAAGCGGGTCCTCTATGTCGCGCCACAGACCCAGGAGGCCCCGGACATCGCGCTGCTGGAGGTCGAGCCCGGGGCGGACGTTCCTCCGCCGCTCCCGCTCTTCGTGGGGACGCCGACGCGCAGCCGCTTCATCGCCGCCGTCGGCTATCCGGCCTACGACCCGGAGCGCAACAGCCCGACCGACATGGCGCGCATCTTCGACAACGTGTACGGCGTGAAGCGGCTGGCGCCCGGGGAGATCAAGCTCGTCCAAGGGCAGTCGTTCACGCACAACGCCACCACCCTGGGCGGCAGCTCTGGCTCTCCCATCGTGGACCTGGAATCGGGGTGCGTCATCGGGCTGCACTACGCGGGCGAGTACCTGAAGGCGAATCTCGCGCTGTCCAGCGAGTCGATTGCCCAGACACTCCAGCTGGTGAAGCCGGGGCTCGCCCCCACGGCGCCGCCACGTCCGGGCCCGTCCCTCGACGCGCCCCCGGAGGAGACCCCCACGAACCTGGAGGCGCGCAAGGGATATGACCCCGAGTTCCTCGGCAAGGGAGCGCTGGCGGTGCCACTGCCCGACGTCACGGGGGTCCAATCTTTGCTCGCGCCGCTGCTCGCGGACCCGTCGAAGCACGTGCTGAACTACACGCATTACTCCGTGGCGATGAACCGGGTGCGGAGGCTGGCGTTCTTCACGGCGTCGAACATCGACGGGGAGACGGCCCAGGCCATCAAGCGCAAGGGAAAGGAGCAGTGGTACTTCGACCCGCGCATCGCGCGGGAGCACCAAGCGGGCGGGGACCTCTACACGAACAACCAGTTGGACCGGGGTCACCTGACGCGCCGCCTGGACCCGGCGTGGGGCGACAAGACCATGGCCATGGCGGGCGAGCGCGACACGTTCTTCTGGACCAACTGCTCGCCCCAGCACGCCACGTTCAACCAGCGCATCTGGTTGGAGCTGGAGGACTATATCCTCGAGAACGCCGTCAACGAGGGCTTCAAGGCCATCCTCTTCACCGGCCCCCTCTTCCGCGACAGCGACCCCGAATACCGAGGCATCCTGCTGCCGCGTGCCTTCTGGAAGGTCGCGGTGATGGTCACCACGGGGAAGAAGCTGAGCGCCACCGCATACATCGTGAGTCAGGCCAATCTGTTGACCCAGCTCGAGTTCACCTACGGGCAGTTCAGGACGTACCAGGTGCCCGTGTCCAAGGTCGCGCAGCTCACGCGGCTCGGGTTCGGCCCGCTCGCGGCGCACGACCCGCTGGGGGCGGGTCCGGGGGGTGGAAACATCCGTGAGGTGGCTTCGGCTGGCGACATCCTGCTGTAG
- a CDS encoding nucleotidyltransferase domain-containing protein translates to MTTKEGSAVDRYELARELAERLGRIDGVLAVVLGGSQARGDADAKSDIDLGIYYHPERPPSLVELRTLAGEVDDHHRAEAVTAFGDWGPWINGGAWLDIQGVRVDWLYRDVAKVEQTISDCRQGHWTANYQPGHPHSFNSYIYMGEAHIARPLVDAHGVFARLQALTTPYPEALAKSIVQRFAWEAGFALETSHKAIERGDVYYVTGCAFRAVSTMIQVLFALNGRYCINEKRSLALVDDFPLAPARFSAIVTEALSGLGTDASHLRPRVQSLEKLAAETMALCKARFPEL, encoded by the coding sequence ATGACGACGAAAGAGGGCTCCGCGGTGGACAGATATGAACTCGCACGGGAGCTGGCCGAACGGCTCGGGCGAATCGACGGTGTCCTCGCCGTGGTGCTCGGAGGGTCCCAGGCACGCGGCGACGCGGACGCGAAGTCCGACATCGACCTGGGCATCTACTACCACCCGGAGCGCCCGCCCTCCCTCGTCGAGCTGCGTACGCTCGCCGGGGAGGTGGACGACCACCACCGCGCCGAGGCCGTCACCGCCTTCGGTGACTGGGGGCCCTGGATCAACGGAGGAGCGTGGCTCGACATCCAAGGTGTTCGCGTGGATTGGCTCTACCGGGACGTGGCGAAGGTGGAGCAGACGATTTCGGACTGCCGCCAGGGCCACTGGACCGCGAACTACCAACCGGGGCATCCCCATTCCTTCAACAGCTACATCTACATGGGGGAGGCGCACATCGCCCGGCCCCTCGTCGATGCCCACGGCGTCTTCGCCAGGCTCCAAGCGCTGACGACGCCCTATCCCGAGGCACTGGCGAAATCCATCGTCCAGCGCTTCGCCTGGGAGGCGGGCTTCGCCCTGGAGACGAGCCACAAGGCCATCGAGCGCGGCGACGTGTACTACGTCACCGGGTGCGCCTTTCGCGCTGTCTCCACGATGATCCAGGTTCTGTTCGCCCTGAATGGCCGCTACTGCATCAACGAGAAGCGCTCCCTTGCGCTCGTCGACGACTTCCCGCTGGCCCCCGCCCGCTTCTCGGCCATCGTCACGGAGGCCCTCTCGGGCCTCGGGACGGACGCGAGCCATTTGCGGCCTCGCGTCCAGTCCCTGGAGAAGCTGGCCGCCGAGACGATGGCCTTGTGCAAGGCGAGGTTCCCGGAGCTGTAG
- a CDS encoding ArnT family glycosyltransferase yields the protein MLIASGAWLLRIAGFFHRGGALGHPVDYDEGVYFSAAALLSHGVLPYRDYFFVHPPGIAVLLAPVAALARGFDAALAFTVARWLIPGLGALSTFLCGRIAQEQWGLRAGVVAALAYAVFPEAAAAERGPFLEAFLNLSCLGMAWVWLRKGAEDSRWKGDLLAGVLLATACAIKLTAGAWVIAAVWARGMAGQGRRVLRVLLVAAAVGLAWLGPFFVLAPSAMFDGLLRFQLLRPPDGELGAWSRLLMILGDGRVGLSVLCVWGLVVALSRTRRREAVAERLFAAALVLTLATFLSSKSYWTQYNAHLAPTMAVLAGLGASVLLHWADTRSRTRFAFIAATVMLIVLSPLPSAIRSANQRDRFLLALGSELRASVPKDSALCTFEPAWAIAAGRLPGIPEGTPVLVDPYGLMLNDALTSPATFASAGAAFEDAHSQRTILPLLARCDGLVLEGRGEWQLSPASERWVQEHFVREGAFWRRTAE from the coding sequence GTGCTCATCGCTTCGGGGGCATGGCTGTTGCGCATCGCGGGCTTCTTCCATCGGGGCGGCGCCCTGGGGCATCCGGTGGACTACGACGAGGGCGTCTATTTCAGCGCCGCCGCACTTCTTTCCCATGGCGTATTGCCCTACCGCGACTACTTCTTCGTCCACCCACCTGGGATTGCCGTGTTGCTGGCGCCGGTGGCGGCGCTCGCGCGCGGCTTCGATGCGGCGCTGGCCTTCACGGTGGCTCGCTGGCTCATCCCGGGGCTCGGGGCGCTGAGCACGTTCCTGTGCGGACGCATTGCCCAGGAGCAATGGGGCCTCAGGGCTGGGGTCGTGGCGGCACTCGCCTATGCGGTCTTTCCCGAAGCCGCGGCCGCGGAGCGCGGGCCCTTCCTGGAGGCATTCCTCAATCTCTCCTGCCTTGGCATGGCATGGGTCTGGCTGCGGAAAGGCGCGGAGGATTCACGGTGGAAGGGAGACCTGCTGGCCGGAGTCCTACTCGCCACCGCATGTGCCATCAAGCTCACGGCGGGCGCCTGGGTCATCGCCGCGGTGTGGGCTCGCGGCATGGCTGGCCAGGGAAGACGCGTGCTGCGGGTCCTGCTCGTCGCGGCGGCCGTGGGCCTGGCTTGGCTGGGCCCCTTCTTCGTCCTCGCCCCATCCGCGATGTTCGATGGCCTCCTTCGCTTCCAACTGCTGCGCCCTCCTGATGGCGAGCTGGGGGCCTGGTCCCGGCTCCTCATGATTCTGGGGGATGGACGCGTGGGCCTCTCCGTCCTCTGCGTCTGGGGGCTGGTCGTGGCTCTCTCCAGGACCCGGCGAAGGGAGGCTGTCGCCGAGCGCCTCTTCGCGGCCGCGTTGGTTCTGACGCTCGCGACCTTCTTGTCGTCGAAGAGCTACTGGACGCAATACAACGCCCATCTGGCGCCCACCATGGCGGTCCTCGCGGGGTTGGGGGCTTCCGTGTTGCTGCATTGGGCAGACACCCGTTCACGTACTCGGTTCGCATTCATCGCCGCCACGGTGATGCTCATCGTCCTCTCGCCGCTGCCCTCGGCCATCCGCTCGGCGAATCAGCGCGACCGTTTCCTGCTCGCGCTCGGGAGTGAGCTTCGGGCGTCCGTCCCCAAGGATTCGGCCCTTTGTACCTTCGAGCCGGCTTGGGCCATCGCCGCTGGGCGGCTTCCTGGAATCCCAGAGGGGACTCCCGTCCTCGTCGACCCTTACGGGCTCATGCTGAATGATGCATTGACCTCACCCGCGACCTTCGCCTCCGCGGGCGCCGCTTTCGAGGATGCGCATTCGCAGCGAACCATCCTCCCGCTGCTCGCGCGCTGTGACGGCCTGGTGCTCGAAGGGCGTGGGGAATGGCAGCTGTCCCCTGCCAGCGAGCGATGGGTCCAAGAGCACTTCGTGCGGGAAGGAGCCTTCTGGCGGCGCACGGCTGAATGA
- a CDS encoding thiol-disulfide oxidoreductase DCC family protein yields MCPEGRHGLCSGPVHSSQRTRPQLSSAPLHQPAALNWAPIRPILSEQAAALLAPVGRIPEMDPQSFILVEDGRIYERSTAALRVVRRLSGAWKLLYAFMLVPRPLRDVVYGLIARNRYRLFGKAESCRMPTPELRARFL; encoded by the coding sequence ATGTGCCCCGAGGGGCGGCACGGCCTCTGCTCCGGCCCGGTGCACAGCTCGCAGCGCACCCGGCCGCAGCTATCCTCGGCCCCTCTGCACCAGCCCGCCGCCCTCAACTGGGCTCCTATCCGTCCTATACTTTCCGAGCAGGCCGCCGCGCTCCTGGCCCCGGTGGGGCGCATTCCGGAGATGGATCCGCAGAGCTTCATCCTCGTGGAGGACGGGCGCATCTACGAGCGCTCCACCGCGGCCCTCCGCGTCGTGCGACGGCTGAGCGGCGCCTGGAAGCTGCTCTACGCCTTCATGCTGGTGCCCAGGCCCCTGCGCGACGTCGTCTACGGACTCATCGCGCGCAACCGCTACCGCCTGTTCGGCAAGGCCGAGTCCTGCCGCATGCCCACGCCCGAGCTCCGCGCCCGCTTCTTGTGA